Below is a window of Acanthochromis polyacanthus isolate Apoly-LR-REF ecotype Palm Island chromosome 18, KAUST_Apoly_ChrSc, whole genome shotgun sequence DNA.
aattctctgccagggagggtctcgttaccctccataaggctcgaggctggattctcctaaaactggccggaccaatctctatgaagtgtagagtcagaaggcaggcgtaacgaagtgacgacagaggcatgacgattctgacagaaacaaccagcgcacaataaacagttatctttcgactcggctttggccacagcccttaaagatttgaagctaaaattcaacttgaaagataaacaaaggacggcactgaagtgtttcattgagaagaaagatttggacttatgccgatgggatatggcaaatccttaatataccagttggctccgctggttgggaagctaatgggatttagccacaatccgccggtgctctcggaactacgtcagcctattcgttgcgttgattggttgtatgggagacgccagcgtgtcgtcatttgctatggtcacgtggtacaagactgccactggttggcaagaactggcagtaacataacggcttgctacgagaacggtagcgggtttgaaacaaatacgtacagttatcgcttttcatgaatgaaattgcacatgtatttaccacaatggtaatagcgtgtgtagttgttggttgtacgaagcgttttgagaagggatcaaGCTTggaatttcaccgaataccgatgtcaggagagagaagatggcggtggcttcagccatcaacaggaaaaattgtaccccagtaagcagcagagatcgtgtttgtggctcccacttttcttcaggtaaactattcaatagtttagcatgtttagtatgtccaactttgagcttatttaccaaaagatattgatttagtgtcgcatccttcgcgtgaagcgatctctacactttcggtttggttcagtgttgtcatgtgttaccgatcacTTTTTAGacgatgaaagtatactaaagtcaaatgaagcatattcagtaacatctccttaagccagcagcctcctatttgtcACCATatgtgtttctgtatgcgtctagcggtcgtttttttagaattgtcctattttcgatcaccaatgctgtgggtctgttactgttacatagaagccatactgcagacaaaaatacagcaacttcttgacgtttctttgacatcttgttgaagattaacagaagatatattatttttaattcataattatatatttttgggtgggtgaactgcccagcggtgtcagtcaagtaaaaataaatgtcggcgAAGGAAATGAAGGATCttcaacccacccagtcttcaaattgtagggatctggcaaggttttaccgtttccctgatatctcagcttacgtatatttgtcgggcctcaggtgataaggattgagcataattggacaatttcacggaaggatagttcgcatcagccattgttcctctggttccttttggcaaccagcgcggtaatcacgtgacttcgtgacgtcactgtttgtaaacactggcgtctcccatacctacccaattgctgcagagggatttgatagacaaccttttagcccgcctccctccctgtcgagcttcccttgacccttgtgccgtcagaaacatgggtgtagcatggctaggctacaagAGCTGAGCTTTAGGTCAGTTACAACACAAgtaaacaggaacaaaaaaaatcagctacACTTCCATCAGACCCTGTAATTAGGCTGCTCACTTTCCTCTTTTAAGCGTTTATTGCtgcttctgcttctgttttctttttactgcaCAAACTTTACACTCTATGGTTTCATTGTTGCTTTAATGAGCAATTTGACGTTTAACGGTGATGTTTAGTGATTTATTGTGACTGGTGATACAAAATTAGTAACGGCAACAGCAGACAGATACAATATTTCCCCCAGAAATGCAGTGGAGTAGAAGTACTGCTCAAGGAAAAGGTACAAGTGACTAAAAATTGTGCTGAAGTATAAAACTCAGTCAGTGTGTTTAGACCCTAGTCAAAGCGGTCAAAGGTGGCTGGAGGAAAAAGTGAAGCTGATTTTTGTTCCCGTTTCCTTGTGTTGAAATAATTCCCGTAATAGTTATGACAAATCAAAGCCATAAAATTTACAACATTATTGCAAGCCATTTTTCAATATCCACACACGTATACAACTTCCTACTTATCATAAACATTGCATAACTGCGAAAATTTCCTTGACTAAATGACCTTATGAACTACCTTATCAAGAAGGCAGTTCTGGATGAAGATCATCAGCTGCACCCATCCATAGAAACTCATACTGCGTAAAAGGTCATTCAGTGCAATTATTTTTTCTCAACCAAAGGATCATATGAAAACATCTATCAagcctcgtgttgtcctgcgggtgaaattgacccgtttcagagttatatattttcacagtgaaacttctgatgtccacattttcaacatttttggaaaatttttgaaaattttttggtggaaaaagatttttttttttaaagtttcttaagaacattcacaaaaaatctaacaaaatccagcaaaattcactggattttgtttgatttttttgtgaatgttcttaaagaaaatattaaaagttttactgatatatatgtaatcactttagatatttttaagatttttttggaagatttttaatcattatttgaagatatttacaatcattttcttgacaaatttgggggatttttattcacaaaattttaaagggaaacatttaagaaattattgtaattttcttcctgaaggttctgcaaatttttagaaatttggggagttttttttattgggttttgggatttttttcagacgaggaaacaacatttttggtgtcggtaaatgaagacaacaggagggtcaaGTTCATGAGATGTCAGAAAATTCTATTTCAAGCACTTTTTTCATTATGAATTTTTGATGTTTGATTCCTTCTAAGCTTTATCAGTCTGTTCAGATTCAGAATCTGAATCAGTCTCTTATGTTTTATATTGGGTTGAAATTTGTGTTGACCATGAACATCACTTCAAGGATAATTTGAAATTAATTAGTTATTGTTGAATATTTTAATAACAATATATACTGTCAAGCCAAATGAAGAATCTTCAGCTTTGAAAAATGTACATCTCTcactatttttaatttcttgcaGTTAAATTTAGATCTgtttagttttaatatttttctgtcatagtGGAAAGGCATTTGGCAGCACATAAAACACTCACTGCTGCAGATTTTCCCCAAATATACTGTAGTTTCAAAACTAACCAAGACAAAGAATAACCTGTGTttatgctattttttaaaaaattctttcCATATAGAAAAATGTTAGCCTTCTAAATCCCAGAACATTTCAGGATCTTCTTTTGATCGTgtgacattttcagtcactgttggctcatttttctctgctgaaTCAGCACAGCCATGACGGTCTTCACTGCAATACAACACAGttttaatgccataaatcattaaaaaaaaagtatggaTCATATGTCCCACGACAGCCGAGTCAGTCATAGTTTCTCAGTTGGAAACCAGCAGTGCAGACTTTTTAGAGACATGCAGAATGAAttgattttattaaaatatcttgaatttaagcttaaatttcACTAGAGGAATTCACAATTCAAGGACTGCTGGATAgatgaaaaccaaaaacatctgtttttacagcatccggctgtaacaaaaaaaatttatattggcatcttttaaaaagagaacacaggggtgatggttgctggaaatgttcctctgtacccctatgtagatattccattaaaaatctgccgtttccagttagaatagtcatttaccacattaacaatgtctagactgtattgctgattcatttaatattgtcttcattgaaaaaataaggcttttctttcaaaaataaggacatttctgagtgaacccaaacttttgaacggtagtgtagaaaagaaaacaggTAAAGGAGCGGTCATGTTTCTAGGAAGtcggacccgagcagagagcacaccaccaaggctgggtgaaataaagtgattttattccttAAGGAGGTGAATAGTGGAGGGAGGTGAGAGGAACCAGAGTGCGGCGGGTGGTGTTCGAGGATTCCTGATGGCCGGAGGCAGATGAGGGCGAAGAGCCAGCGGGGAGGCAAGTGTAGGTTTAAGCCGGAGAATGGCTGGAGGATTAGGGAAACGAGCCGAGTAGGGGTGTCCAAGGGGAAAGGCTTGGTGCCGACGGAATCCAGGAGGGATTTTCGGGGAGGCAGGCAGATCAGGCGGGGTTCCGGGCAGCTGGGTGTTCTAGTGGAGAAGAGAACAGAAAGGCATGTTAGTATGGCTTATCTCTGAAACCGCAGAGAGAATCAGTGTGGCTAGAGAGCAACTGACAGTAGTGTCTAGTTTAACAATCTGGCAGTGTGTGGGAGGATGAGCCAGTCTTTCATTGCAGGTTGTGTGTAATCAGCTGACGAGCCACAGCTGCCCGAATCCTGGGAGAGATGGGTAATCACCTGAGTGAAGGCAGCTGTGAAGCCacactccactcaggtgcagcgctgaggagagagcagagggagaggagagcaagagagggagagacaaaggagggagacagataggatggggtatttgggatgccaggcaGGAATAAGGTGAGGAGAGGACCCTGACAGGAGCATTTATAGCAGAGAAAGTAAGTAAAAGGGGCCTCACTTGCTCTGGTCTGAGGCGGTTAGCTTGATGGTGGAGAAAAAAGTCTCTTTTGAAACTGTTGAATTCAGAACTGTCACCTAAAACAAGCGTATCTTATCCCACCCATACTTCAGCCTTTTCAGATTCTGAGATCTGATATCATGAGACAAACCATTTCTGCAGTTCCCATCACAGACAGATAACACACATGGCTGAACTAATGTGGCAGCAGGAGTGAAATAACAGGCCCGTCCACACACGTGATAAGATTTATCTGTCGTGTGTATGTGTACAACTGAAAGATGTTATGCCAGTCGtacatcatttaaaaataattttaaagctGTTTGAACTGGGAGGGCCAGGTGAGTTGGAATCACCCATGACACTGCTACTGCACCTCTCACATTGGCTGCTTGTACTTACAGGGCTCGATGTGTGGAGATTTTATGACGATGTGGTGCTGTGGGCCGTGCGCTGTCTGCCAGCTGAAGAGAGATATCAACCGCAGGAAGGAGCAAGGCATTTTCTGAGCAGGTAAtagctgtaaaacacacacaaaacacctttACATTCATGGAGCTcataaaatgatggaaaatctTGTGTTGATTTTATGTCCTCCAGATGCTGCCATGACGACAGAGATGCTATAAATCTGCTGGACTGCTGTGCTGATAAAGCCCAATAATTTGTCTGATAAAGATGGTAAATTATTTTGCATAGTTAACACCACACTAGTCTTGTACAGTTTTGAAACCAACTGTACTCCTCTGAGGGAAAAGACATTTGTCTCCTTGACAGCTGGGTGTGGAGCGCAATAAAATACTGCTTCTATCTGTAATTGAATTTAGCTTCTGTTGTCCTGAGTAGTCAGTAGGATGTGGAGATGACTGTTGTTGACTTTGACTGCTCGGTGCTGTCATTAGCTTCTTTTCTGTGAAGGCAGCAAATCTATAAAATTGATTTTACCTGAACTCTCAAgatcttttttaataaaaatcttttaagcATAAGATGTATtcccttgttttctttctgtgggTTGCTTCTCAAGTAAATCAGGTGTTCATTTTATCTCTTCTTGCTGCTTCAGATCTCTCAGAGCTGCACATTGTTTCTCAAGGTACCACTGCTAATGCACAATGTTACACCAACAACATTCTAGAAAAGGCTTCCAGTATTGggcaagaggaaaaaaaatcaaggccTGTCACTGAATGGAAAAAGTTTAACAAACGTTCGGAATTGATATTTATGCAAGATGGTGCCCCGACTCACACTGCCAGTGTGACTCATCAATAGTGTTCTGAGCATCTATCTGGCTTTCTGCCAAAGGAGGAATGGCCACCAAACTCCCTTGACCTCAACCCAACAGAGAACTGTTGGGGAATCCTGAACAGTCGCATCTTTACCAGTTCAGCAACGACCACCATGAAACAGCTCAACTCCAGAGCTGTGTGGGAGTGGGAGAAGATAGAACCATCCACACTCAAGAACCTCCTACATTCCATGTCTGAAAGACTGAAAGCCTGAAAACAGTTATCAAAGTGAAAGGGGGAAATAGGGGTTGTTGAATAAATTAATTATATTGCATATTCCGtctttgagctttgtttttctggggAGAATGAACTTTTGGGACATGTCGTTGAGCAACAGGACAGCAGTCAGGGATGATATAATTATTGAGATCAATGTCTGCAGTGTGGCTTTACTGCTCAATATATAGGCAAAGAGCAAACAAGGCAgtgattttagtcatttaacaTCTAATACAAAGTCAACATTGTGTCCTTTATTAGAATCATTCCAGTATTGTCTTTAAGGACAGAggttctccattttttttaggtttgtACAGCCTttaaatgtagtgttttgaACTTTTAACTACAGAATGATCTCTTTGTTTCACACTAAGGACTTCATATGAAATATCAACATCacagttaaaaacattttgtgtttgcatcAGCCAGTCATCTGAcagattttaaagaaaacacagaaatctttactcAGAGGGCATCAAGAGTGGACATCCCGGACGATGCTGCTATTAAAAGTTGCCTTAAAACAAACTCAGAAAGAACATTTCATGACCTTGTCCTATAAATGTTGATGTAAACTGTGTAACATTTCAATGAATTGCCACTAAGGCATTGGCacaataacaaaacagtgaagctGAACAATTTCTCTCAGGTTTAAATTTAATTCAGCAACATGGGCAGAGAGGTGTACAATGAATCAAGAACCATTTCATAGCTATTGCTGTGAagttaaaaacagaagaatgtGTTGGAGCACAAAAGTTCCAATGTATCAGTGgtacatgttttctttttggccCAATTTAAAGTCAACTGAGTAAATTTTGCTTTTTAGCATGTAAACAATATAATGTCACACCTAAAGGTACATTTATAGCACAGTCCAGTTACTATTTTTATATGCCAAACACAGATTGGAAATATTGGCCAACAAGTGAGCAAAAGTAAGAAAACTGCTCTTTAAAAGTTTTGCCAAAAAGAGAAACATCTTATGAGTGGTGGTGATATCAGAGGGTGCTCCTTGGTCGCTTCCATTGCTGAGACTGCAGTGGTGATGTTTTTTGTAAGCAGGAAGACAAAACTTCAGGGTGGGATAAGGGAGCAGTTTCAGGGCATTTATTGTCTGGGAGGGGTGGAGATGTTTACTGGGTCATCTGGGCTTCCATAGCCTGTGCTGCCCACTCTGGAGCAGCCTGACGGATCTTCTCTAGGAGGTTGTTGACCTGGAAACATAAAGACTGGATCTGTTTGTCCCAGGTGGGAAGGGGTTCACGGGCTGccaaggaggaaagaaaagagactCATTTCAGTGTCATGACGTGCGAACGACTATTCAAACACACTGAAGGCTGCTGGAAGAGCTTCAAgtcttttcattttagtttgaaaagCCCGCCCCCTTTTGGCTACAGACACATACGACATTCTTTGGTGAAAGGAAATCAACAAATTCTGCATCATACAACCTCTCTGACCAGATTTTCCTCTCTACTTGTCATTGATCTAGTCCACATAAAATACAGAAACCAAACACGCCAGCCATCATCACTCACTTTCAAAGTGTACGATGCCATCTATTTGGTCGATGAAGCCATTCATGCGTCCTTCAGTGATCATCTGGGAAGCAATCTTCTCAGcctaaaagaccaaaaaaacaaactagaatCTCCACACACAGCAGTCTGAATGCTTTGTCAGCTCAATAACTCAACCCACGTCTCACCTTTGCTGGGGGGATTTCCAACAATGCTCCTAGTTCTTCAAAAGTGATGTTGTTGTACAGTTTACTAGCAGACAGGAGGTTGTGTTCAATCACAGCTCTGTCGAGGATGCTGGAGCCTgtaacagagggagagagggagagctatTCATTTGCTCTTTCTTCCATTTATCTTTAAGGAAGTCCTTATCTATTTCTGACAATATGACCGTGTTACAGCCCTGGGACGCtgtactcctccttcttctgTCATGATCTACTTTGTTGTATACAGCTGGGCGCCTGTCAAGCACCTTCATCCATCTGTTGTCTGGTCCTGCCTACgatctctggagctgaagctggattggggCAGGCCAAACTACTGCCTCCAATGACATGCCAGTTGGCTTTTATAAGTTTCATTCATAGGGGTTCCGGCATTCGGTGCTGGTTGAGAAGCTGAGCTGCACAGTGAACTTTTGCAAAATCTGTGCCAGTGgttggtgtatgtgtgtggggtAAAAGCTAACGAGGGACCTTCGAATTgttaagaaaacaaaatagaatGAGCACTGTGAGTTTTGCGATGCTACTGCGGTGTATTTTGGTTTTGAGAAGTGAACAGTCAgggttcatttttttgtattgattatttttttagtttctcACAGGTTTTGTAAAACACACATCAACTTCAGAGTGAAATtcatgtgttatgtatgtgtacattatgtacggataccgaattgtgtgaccgaaatatgtagcgggcggcaggaattgatgggactttgaaacacccccacaattgaatcaattgttccttgtatcttTTCCAACTGATAAGTCCTCATAAGTCCGCAGTGGCCGATTTGtagtcatagctacagtgacgccgtgctgctatctcacaatgatacagaaatcttgaacgaatccatggatccagactgtaagctgtgtcactgccaaaatctaatcacttggtccttgtgtcatttctgaccttccctaaaaatttcatccaaatctgttaatctgtttttgagtaatgttgcgcacagacagacaaaccaatgcggATCATCACATTCCTTGGTGCAGTAacaattgtaatattttttgtctaGCATGTGAAATACAACACATGCAGCTCAAAATGCTTTagcactgaaaataaaaaaataaattaaaataacgACAGTTCAAGTAAAAGCGCAAATTTAAGTAAGATTAAAAAGCAAGCAggtacaaaaaatgacatatgtCATAGTAGGTGGCAAAAGAAGAAGGCTCAGTGAAAAAGATCTACTTTATAGTGTCATTTAAGAGCCATGTTGCTGCTGTGTAAAGCTAATTATCTCGACTTACCATCCGCTGTGGTGGCCTTCTGGTGAGGCATCAACATGGCAGCAAACTCCTGCAGCTGGTTTCCTCTGATGATGCGGTCCAGGTACATCTTCTCCAGAATGCCATAAGCAGCCAGCTGCTGACAGCGCTCATCCTTAAAGAGAGTGGCCAACATACGGGAACGCTGCTGtcctaaaataaatcacattttttccatgatACATGAGGTAAAACATTAACATGTTTGCTTCTTTCCATTtggattattttgaaaatatatttacaatagTCCTAGTGTTACCTGCAGAGGCCAGTATGGTGCAGTTCAGGGCATGTTTCAGTGCCTCCAGACGTTCACTTTCATGGACAATTGACTTATAAGACAGCTCATTGTATCTTTGTGCAGCTTCAATGAACTTCCTTCTGAAGTCTAGGACTCTGGCATAGCACACCTAAGAGTGAAAAGCATTAGGTACTGATCCACACAATCAGAGACACTACATTGTAATGTTTCTACACTGCCTTTACAGGACTTCAATCCCAGGCAACATCGACAACAGACAGGAGTACGCGGCTATGAAATCATTCAGGAAGCACGTACCTTATAGTGTATCTGCAGCTGTTCATTGGAAGACTCATTCTGAAGCAATGAGGCTCTGTTGATGTAGGCCTCTGCCTGGACAGGATCGTCGTCTTCTAAGTAGAGTCGGGCGATTTTCAGGTATGTATCCAACTTATAGTCAACGTTATATTGTCtacaaggaaaataaaaaaaacagtatttaaaGACATGGAGATATCACACAATGAGGACATAACTCTGCAAATAGCTTACTTACTTCTGTCCTGTTTCCAGGGGAATGCCAACTAAAACCTGCGCAGCGTTTCTCCAGTCTCCCTCCTTCTCATAAATGGTTGCTAAGTGCTGTCTGATTGAGGCTACCTGAGGACGTGTAGGAGCATTGCTCAGTTATGTACTGGAATGATACTACTTAAGTTTGACTGACTGAGAGATCAACAAATCTCCACTGATTTACCTGCTCCTCAAAAGAGATGACTCTTGGCTGAATCTTCTCCAAAGTGAAGTGATACACTGCTTTAGCTGTGGCATCAGGCAGGTTGGGCAGATGCGTGCAGAAATCAGTGAGCAGCTGTCTTGAGATGACAAGGCTGACATTTTCATTGaccactgcaaaaaaaacattagaggTAAGATGCTCGGTTTACATCCAGATGCACTAAACAATACGCTGATCACACAGAAGAAAGCAGAGACAGCATACTTGCTTCAACAAAGGCCTTCAAGGACTCCAGTTGATCTGCATCTGTGAACTGAATGGCCTTCTCCAAAATTTGTCGATATCTACAACAGATTTTACCGGTTAGAAACCACACAACTTCAAAACTGATGAACACAAATTTTAACGGTAAATGCACAGTAACATAAGTTTGTGTATGTGGAGTACAGTCATTTCTGGCTCTCTATCACCTCTGCTTCATTATTAGTAGGTCACAGTGTGCTATTGCTGTTATTGATTTACACATTGGGTATTTTTTAGTGTAGCAGACTCTGGGATGAGCTCAGTTTCATCCAGTCACCACAAACTGTTGTTAATTTGTCACTAAACTGTGTTGCTGAGATTTTATCATTGTGttgctggtttaaaaaaaaaaaaaagtacacacGCTCTGAATGCAATTGTGCATGTTGGAGCACATATTGTCTGTGGTGC
It encodes the following:
- the cops4 gene encoding COP9 signalosome complex subunit 4, which codes for MATEVRQELAQLMNSSGSHKDLAAKYRQILEKAIQFTDADQLESLKAFVEAMVNENVSLVISRQLLTDFCTHLPNLPDATAKAVYHFTLEKIQPRVISFEEQVASIRQHLATIYEKEGDWRNAAQVLVGIPLETGQKQYNVDYKLDTYLKIARLYLEDDDPVQAEAYINRASLLQNESSNEQLQIHYKVCYARVLDFRRKFIEAAQRYNELSYKSIVHESERLEALKHALNCTILASAGQQRSRMLATLFKDERCQQLAAYGILEKMYLDRIIRGNQLQEFAAMLMPHQKATTADGSSILDRAVIEHNLLSASKLYNNITFEELGALLEIPPAKAEKIASQMITEGRMNGFIDQIDGIVHFETREPLPTWDKQIQSLCFQVNNLLEKIRQAAPEWAAQAMEAQMTQ